The following nucleotide sequence is from bacterium HR11.
CGGGCCTCGGGAGCCTGTCGGGCAAGGGTCGTGACCGCATCCCGCAGGAGGGGCCACTCGGGCGCCGTCCAACTGCCGAACACGACCAGGGGCCGCCCGGCCCGCCATCGGTCCAGCCAGTCCGGCGTTCGCGCTTGTGCCATCCGGCGGATCACGGCGTCAAACTTGAGGTTCCCCGTCACGTGGACGGCCTCGGGCCGGACGCCCAGTTGACGAAACCGCGCGGCCTGCCGGTCCGACTGCACGCACACACACCGAACGGCGGCCAGGACCTGCCGCATGAAGCGCCGGACCCGCCGATACCGCCGATAAGCCCGGTCGGAGATCCGGCCGTTCACGACGGCCACGGGGATGGCCCGGTCCCGGGCTTGCCAGAAAAGGTTCGGCCATATCTCCGTCTCGACCGTCCCGATCAGGGTCGGCCGGAGTCGGTCCAGCCAGCGGCGCACGACCGGGGCCAGGTCCATCGGCAGATAGGCGACGACCCCCGGCCCGTAACGGCGGGCGACGGCGTGACCCGTCGGCGTGACCGTCGTCAGGAGGGTCGCCCAATCGGGATGGCGTTCGGACCAGGCCTGCAGGAGGGGGACGGCCGTCAGGACTTCACCGACCGACACGGCATGAAGCCACAGGAGAGGCTGGCCCGAAGGACGGTCTCTTAATTCG
It contains:
- the waaA gene encoding 3-deoxy-D-manno-octulosonic acid transferase, with the translated sequence MYRWAYQVVSYAAAPLYGLGLGWAVRRHIAPGRYLRLRLQGPPAELRDRPSGQPLLWLHAVSVGEVLTAVPLLQAWSERHPDWATLLTTVTPTGHAVARRYGPGVVAYLPMDLAPVVRRWLDRLRPTLIGTVETEIWPNLFWQARDRAIPVAVVNGRISDRAYRRYRRVRRFMRQVLAAVRCVCVQSDRQAARFRQLGVRPEAVHVTGNLKFDAVIRRMAQARTPDWLDRWRAGRPLVVFGSWTAPEWPLLRDAVTTLARQAPEARFLVAPRHIEVAAEWTDAWRAQGLPVGRRTAWQGEDWTVMVLDTLGELAACYAGAAVAVVGGSFHASQAGHNPIEPAWWGVPVVIGPFHRDFVDVVEAFQAGEGIQVLPVGTVEALLTWIQDLLRSPERRALWGRQARRVVLQQGGALERTLAHLEALVPAGATG